A window of uncultured Methanoregula sp. genomic DNA:
TTTCTGAACGTGGCGGCATTCACGTCTGTACCGGTGTAATCCGGCTGCGCTCCTGACCGGAGATTCGGCCCTTTGGGAACATTGTGGATATCGCCCCTGAGGGGATTTTCCGGAATCGTGGGAACATCGTCATAGATCATGAGGATGATGTGATCATCGTCAACCCCGTTCTGGCGGAGCAGGGTATAGAGAGCCAGGGCATCGGCCTGGTGCCGGTAATTGTTCCATCCCCGCGAGGGACCAACGATCACTGCCCAAAAACCGGTCTTTTTGTCGGGACTGCTGTAAGATCCGGCCAGGGCTTGCGAAGAGGACATGAGCCCGGGCGAGGCACGGGACTGCCCTGCCGATTCACCACCGGTTTTGTCCGGGACGGTGCTGTTCTTTGTGTCGAGAACCGCAAGGGTACGGAACGTGCCGTTGTTCACCTGCCAGTATGAGTAATACGAAGCGATCGGATCCACCCCGAGCGTCTTATCGTACTCGAGGCCGCCGCTTGCACCGGTGATCCAGGGCATGGGCCCGGATCGGATCTGCTCAAGCGCTGTCCGCACTCCCCGGGCATCCCAGCCGGTGACCGTTCCCTCGCCATACACGACCTGCCGGACCGAGTCCGCAAGCGACTCGAAAGGAGCTCTCTCCTGGCGGGCCTCGGTAAACGCAGCGATCAGGAGGGCATCATAGGAAGGCGCCGCGTAATCTGCCGGGGAATGCTTAAATTTCTTCCCGTACGCCTCAGTAAAACCGGTTGCCGGATCGGCCGTCGGGTTGGTACCTTCGAGCCCTTCAGCAGCAGCCCCGAGCGAGCTGATAAGGGCCGGCGTTGCTGCAGAATCGGAGAAGAAGAGTTTTGTCCTGCTGCCGGACCGGTCCACCGCCCGCTTGATCCTGGCAGCGTCCTGCGGATACGCAACTGCTACAAGATAATCCGGATTTGTCCTGAGAGCATCTGCAACATCGGCATCAAGCGCTGGCGATCCTTCCTCGAACTGGCGGATGAAGGGGACATCGATACCATATTCGGTTGCAAAGAACCCGGTCCAGTCGTAGAAGGTCTGTCCGTAGGTGCTGTTGTCCGCAAGGAGTGCAACTTTTGTTACGCCCTTGCCTTTCAGGATCGTAAGGATGGCCTTGACCTGGGCTGCGTCGCCCTGGACGGTCCGCCAGACGTACCCGCTCTTTCCATACGCCCGCAGGATATCGCCGGATGTTGCGGACGGGGTGATGAGAACTTTCTTTTTTGCAATGAACGCGGGAGCGAGCGCGTACAGGTCATCGCTTTTGTCCGGTCCGATCACGATATGGATGGAATCATCGCTAAGGAGTTCCTGTGCCAGCTCGGAAATATTGCCGGAGCCCGTGTCCCTGTACACGAGTTCAACCTCTCTCCCCGAAATCCCGCCCTGGCTGTTGATGGTGTCCCTGGCCCAGTCGAGCGGCGCTTTGAATTCAACATCGCCGGTTATCGGGAGGAGGACCCCGATGCGGACCGGGGTGCTTTTGTGGAGGGTCGTATACCCGGCCCAAGCTCCGGCCAGGATGATGACGACGATGAGTGCAATGAGGGCGAGCGTTTTTCTGTTGATGGTTATCACCGCTGCTTTGGGAAGACCGGATGTCCCGGAGGGACCGGCGGAGTTATGTACAAAATGATGGGGATACCGGAAAGATAAGGATAGTTATCGGTAACCCATCCTTCCGTGTCATCATGTCGGCCCGTTCCGGCATAACCGCGGGGCAAGCGCTCCGTGCGACAAAAACCCTCACCGGAACCGGCCCCGGTATTACCCGCCACACAAACCGGGCCTCCCGTACCGAATCCATGGTTGCGCCTCACTATCCGTTCCTGAATCCCGCCCGTTCTCCGGCCTGGCAGTCCGGACTTCCGTGCAGCCGCCCGATACTAAATGTTTTTATCTGTTCTCTGGGTATTGTTGGTTAACATACTGTACTCCCTGATCCGGGAGTAACGGAGATTACGATGACCGACAGTGGCAGAAAGTACCGCTTTTCATGGACTCTCCTCGGGGACCTTGTTTCAGGCAGGCCAAGCCTCGGTCCCACAACCCGCCTTGATGTATACCGTCTTATGCAGTATACCATGCGGGATATCCTTGAACAGGAGTTCGGGACAGATAAAGCAGACGAAATTTTTTACAGGGCCGGGCTGCTTGCCGGAAAGGAGTTTTACAAAAATCTTCTGGGAACTCCTGCGGACCTCAACGAGTTTGTCCAGAAACTCCAGCAGATCCTCATTGAAATGAATATCGGCATACTCCGGATCGAGAAGGCGGACCCGGTGAAGGGCTCATTTGTCATGACCGTTTCGGAGGATCTGGACTGCTCGGGCCTGCCGGAGACGGGTTTTGGCATCTGCACCTATGACGAGGGGTTCATTGCAGGGCTTATGGAATCGTTCACCGGTGTTCCTTTCGATGTTAGGGAGATCGACTGCTGGTGCACCGGTGACCGTACCTGCAGGTTTGCAGCCGAGCGGAGAGCCCGGTAGATCCTTTTCCTATGGCAGACGGAAACCGCAGGGAACCGGCTCCGGCCCCTGAATCGTCCGATGATCTGAAGGATGCTCTTTCCTCCATAGAGAAGACCTTCCGGACCGGAACCGTGCCGGAAGATCTGGTTGCACTTCCCGATGAAGAGGCCCAGAAAAAACTGATATCGCTGCTTGCCGACATTGCAGCAACCCAGCAGTTTTCCCAGGCTCTTGCCAGGGGCGATCTCTCGCAGGACCTCGAGGTGAAAGGGCGCTCGGCCGGGTGCCTCAAGGCCCTCCAGGCCAATCTCCGGCACCTGACCTGGCAGGCCGGGCAGATTGCAGAGGGCGATCTTTCCCAGCGGGTCCATTACATGGGCGAATTCTCGGACTCGTTCAATACCATGGTTGAGCGCCTGTCCGAGGAGAAGACTTACCGGGTGCAGCGGGAAGAGGCGCTCAGAAAGAACGAAAGCCACCTGCGCACCCTGCTCCAGACCCTCCCCGATCTCATCTGGCTCAAGGATCCCCGCGGGGTATACCTTTCCTGCAATTCAACGTTCGAGCGGTTCTTCGGTGCAAAAGAATCCGATATTATCGGAAAAACGGATTACGACTTTGTGGAAAAAGACCAGGCCGACTTCTTCTTAAAACGCGATCGGATAGCCATGGAGGCGAAGAAGCCGGTCAGCAACGAGGAATGGATCACCTTTGCCGATGACGGACACCGGGCCCTTCTGGAGACGGTCAAGACGCCGATGTATGCTGCCGGGGGAGACCTCATCGGCGTGCTCGGCATCGGGCGCGAGATTACCGGACGCAAGAAGATCGAGGATGACCTGCGCCAGAGCGAAGAGCGGTTCCGTACCATGAGCGAGACCTCGCTCACCGGCGTCTACATCTTCGTTGACGGGGTTGTGAAATATGTCAATCCCATGTTTGCACGGATCTACGGCTATACGCCCGAAGAGATGATCGGCATGAATCCCCTCTCTCTTGTTCATCCCGATGACCGGGCCCTCGTCTCTGACCGGATGAAGGGCCGTCTTGATCGCAAGGAAGAGATCAGTGTGTATGAATGCCGGATGGTGACAAAGGACAACAGGACCATCTTCGTCAGCATCATGGGGGTGCTCATCCCCTACGAGGGCCGGCTGGCAATTTCCGGTAACCTGCTGGACATCACGGACCGTAAACGTGCTGAGGAAGTACTGCGGGAGAGCGAGGAACGGTACCGCACCCTCTTCGACGAATCCCCGATCTCGCTCCGGGAAGAAGACTATTCCGACATACAGTACTGGTTCGATACCAGAAGAGACGCGGGGGTCAGCGATTTCCGGAATTATTTCGAGATGCACCCGGAGGATGTCAGGTCCTGTGCCCTCATGGTGAATGTGACGCGGATCAACCGGGCTACCATGACCCTGCTCGGGGCCCGTTCCCTCCGGGAATTTTCCGAGGGTCTCTCATCAGTATTCGCTCCTGAATCATACGATCAGTTCCAGGAAGAACTCATTGCCCTGAGCCAGGGAAAGACCGGGTTCGAATGCGAGATTCCGGTCCAGACGCTCCAGGGGGAGAAGAAGATAGCGCTCATGAAAATGATAGTCGTGCCGGGCTTCGAACAGAGCCTGGCAAAAGTTGTCATATCCCTCATCGATATTACCGACCGCAAGAAGATGGAGAACGCGCTCCTCCAGGCAAACAAGAAGATCACCATGCTCTCTTCCATCACGCGCCATGATATCCGTAACCAGCTCATGACCCTGCAGGGGTATCTTGCGCTCACCCAGATGAAGATCCAAGACCCGGATCTCCTCCGGTTCATCGAAAAAGGGATGCGGGCAGCGAAAGCGATCGGCAGCCAGATCGAGTTTACGAAATATTACGAGAACATCGGGGTCAGTGCTCCCGAGTGGCAGGATATTTCCCGGCTTGTCCAGTCCGCCCGGTCCCAGCTGCCTTCCCTTGATACGATCGAATTTGTCAACGACCTTCCCCCGGTAAAAGTGTATGCCGACGGGCTGATCGAGAAAGTATTTTACAATCTTTTAGAGAACACACTCCGCCATGGTGAGAAGGTCAGCCGGATCCGCGTCTCAGTTAAGGAAACCAATCGTGGTGCGGAGATAGTGTACGAGGATGACGGGGTCGGGATCTCTCCTGAGGACAAGCAGCATCTCTTCCAGAAAGGGTTTGGCAAAAATACCGGCCTCGGACTCTTTCTCTCCCGGGAGATCCTGGCGATCACGGGCCTGACGATCCAGGAGGCCGGTGAACCCGGGAAAGGGGTGCGGTTCGTGATTACAGTCCCAAAGGAGGCGTACCGGATTACTGACAGGGAGTAGACCGGCTCACACCTTCCGGATGAAGGATCCCCCGGGGATTTTGCCGGGTTTTCACCCGGCTGGAATCATGCAATCTCTGGTGGCATGCGGCATATCATGGGAAAAAATTATCCGGGCCGCGAGTACCAGACCCGGCCATAGCGATCCTTCTCTTCAGCAAGGCGTTTGTCTTTCACGCACTGCCGCAGGTATTTTCTGAACAGTTCCTCGGAGATATCCCCGGCCTGCCAGGCCTGGGTTGCGAGACAGAATTTTCCTTTGGACCGTCTGAGGTACCCTTCGAGTTTCCTCTCCAGCCTTGTCTCCAGGGGATCGGATCTTTTTGAGATCTTCCGTGAGGCGCCCGGGAGCTCGGTGGCCGGTGATGAGTCCTCCTCCCCCACTTTCCAGATATTTTTGCACCGCATGCACCGCAGGGTGTGGAGAAGAGTGTAAACCATCTCGCTGCCGCAGAAAGGACATGGCGTCATGGTTCGTTACTCCCCGGCAGGAACGCACGGCCGGTTCCCGTGTATCCTGCAATCCGGATCGAGACCGGGTCTGTATTCCCCGTTGCTGCATTTCCCGGGTATGGAAACGATGGTGTGCATCATCCTTTTGCACCGATCCCGGCCCGGCTCGTACCATTGTCCCGGCTGGTGGAGCAACACGGCAGATCGGCCGGCAGCGCTTCCTTTTCAGGCGGGGGATCGGATGGCATTCACTATCATCGGGAGGATTTCCCAATATAGTTTTCTTTTACGCTCATGAGACCTGCCGGGGGTTTCCCGGTTGTCATGGCGGTTCCCTCCGGTTGGACATTCCCGGAAACGCCATGTTGACCGGGCCGCCGGGACTCCCGTGCATATGCCGGTGAAGAGGATCAATTCCCCGGACCCGTGCGCGTGGCGGAGCCCGGCCGGGTGCCGATCCCATTGCGTGGCCGGGAGCCGACCGGGGGAATATTTCATTTTCACCCGGTGCCCGGTGTCTTAATAAGGTTCATCTCCCAAAACTCCACAACCGTTGAGAGAGAATACTATTTCCGGACCGGTGTAACCCATGGACGCTCCCCCCTTCGAACATCTTCGCAGATTTTTTGAACGCATCAAGAATGCTGGTTTTTTTGAACGGATCTTCTCCTGGGGATCCGTTGTCTCTTCCGGGTACGATGCATTCGGGGAGTTCCAGCAGCTCCAGAATCTCATGGGGGAGAAGGAGCAGGAGATTGTCCGGCTCTCCTCGCGCAACCGGGATCTCGAGAAGGATGCTGAGTTCCAGCGGGAAAAAGCATCCCGGGCTCAGGGAGAACTTGCAGCCGAACAGAACCGGTGCCAGGCGCTCAATGACCGCATGGCCGACTCGGTCCGGTCCCTGAACGAGAAGATCACGGAGAAAGAGCGGGAGCGGGCAACGGTTGCCGAAGCATTAGCCAACAGCGAGAACGATATCCTCCGGCTGAAAGGGGATCTGATCTCCCTTGCAGCCAAGAACGAGGATCTCTTAAAGAAGATCAGTTCCCGGGAGAATGAGGCCGGGGGGCTCATCGAATCCGACCGGAAGAACAAGGAGCTCATCCAGAAACTCCAGGCCGACATCGCTGCCCTCAATGCCCGGTACGACCAGATGAATCTCCAGTACACGGATTCCCAGAAATCTCTTGCAGAACTCCGGCAGCGGGAAGAGGAGCGGACCCGCGAGCACGATGCCCGGATCACCGAACTGATGTCGCTCAAAAAACAGCTCGAGGACGACCGGCTCCGGGTGCAGGCCGAGCGGGACGCGGAGATCCGCTCGGAGTTTGCCGCAATGGAGCAGACCTGGAAGAAGCACGAGGAGCAGGTAGAACAGTCGCTCCGCTCGATCTGCCAGCGGCACACGATCGAATACTGCGACAAGGAGAAGTTCCCCGTCTCCGGCAAGAAGCCGGACAATGCGGTCATCATCGCCGACCAGTTCGTCATCTTCGATGCAAAGAGCCCGAAGAACTCCGACGAGCTCGGGAACTTCCCGCTCTACATCAAAACCCAGGCCGAGGCGGCGAAGAAGTACACCAAGGAGGACAATGTCAAGAAGGATATCTTCCTGGTTGTCCCGGCCAATACCATTGAATATCTCGACGATGTCCATCTGGACATGGCAGACTACCAGGTTTATGTTGTCACCCATGACTGCCTGGAGCCGATCGTGCTTGCCCTCCGGAAGATCGAGGATTACCAGTTCGTGGACCAGCTCAGTCCTGAAGACCGGGAGAAGATCTGCCACGTGATCGGGAAGTTCGCCCATGCAACCAAACGCCGGATGCAGATCGACACGTACTTCTTCAACGAATTTTTAGGTCTTCTCAAGAACTGCGAATCCCTGCCGGAGGACATTCTCCAGAAAGTCGTGGACTTTGAGAAAGCCGAGAAGATGAATCCCCCGATGGAGAAGCGCAAGAAACTCATTCCGATCAAGGAGCTGGAGCACGATGTGAGGAAGATCACAAAGGAAGCCGAAGCCCACGAGATCGACGTGACTGCCGTGACAAAAGAGAAGATCGAGACGATCCCGCTCGACAAGTTCCTGGAATAGATCCCTCTTATTTTTCTTCCGGCAGAATAACCACATATCATGCCCGTGCAATCTTCCCCCGAGCCCGACCGGGTTGTCCAGTACCACTACGGGCTCCCCGGGGAAGAGCTGGATATGTTCATCGACAGGTTTGCCGCCTGCGCAGCAGAAGACCCGTTCACGAGCTGGCTGATCCTCCCCACGAAACGGCTTGTTATCCATGTCACCGGGCATCTGACCGCGAAAAATATCCCGTATCTTGCATCGCGGATCTGTACGCTGGACGAGTTCTGCACACTATTGTTCGACGAGCACCGGACAACCGGGCAGCGTCTCTCACCAGGTGAATCGAAACTGCTGCTTGTGCGGGTTCTTGAAGAGCTCAGAGACGATCCCGATCAGGATGTATCGTTGTTCATTGCACGGGATCACCCGTCAATCGGGACGATCGATGATCTCAGGACGTTCATGTCGGCGATCATCAGGGGCAAAGTCGCATTCCCGGAATGCCTGATGCAGCTCCAGAGCACAAAGAGCGAGCAGCTGGATACCATCATCACGGCATACCGGAACCGGTTGAGCAAGCTGGATCTTGTGGATGACGCGACGATTCTCGAATGGACCATCGATCACCTGAACCGGAGCGATTCATCCATTCCTGGCACAATTTTCATCTATGGTTTCCATGAACCCCTGCCGCTCGAACAGGACCTCTTCGATGCCGTGCGCGGGAAGGCAGGAACCGTTGCATTCTTTGTTCCGGATGGCCGTGATCGGAATATTTTCCGGACCCGGGCTGCGGCCGGTGAGGTCCCCGGTGTACCCCCGGCATTCGATCTCTCTTCCCCCCGGGCAATGATTACCGGTCTTTTTTCTGAGACCGGGATCTTTGGAGACGGGGATCGTTTCCCTGCCCGGACATTTCCCTCCCGGTATGAAGAAGTCTGCGGGATAGCTCTTGAGATCGCCCGGCTGAATGCTGCCGGCACGCCGCTCTCCGATATCGCGGTTATCTTCCCCGACCTCCATGGCGGGGACTACGGGATCATCGAGGAGGTATTCCGGGAGTTCGGGCTCCCGTGGAACTCGGCAGTCAGCCCCCGGCTCTCCCGGGCACCGGTCATCCAGTTCCTCATCGGCATTGCCGGTCTTGCGGCCGGCGGATATGCCCGCGAAAAGGTTGTAAGGATTATCGGCAGCCCCTATTTCCAGAATCTCCCCGGGAAGCCAGGGCTCGATGCGGCCGAGGTGGACCTGGTCTCCCGGTATGCACAGATCGACGGCCCCCACCCGTCCTGGGATCGGCAGCTGGACCGGCTCTGCCAGGAATTATCGGATCCGGAAAAAACCGGGAAGTACCCGGGCATATCGGCCCGGACCGTTGAGCGGGTGAGGGAAGGGTTCCGGCTCCTTTTCAACGACCTGGATCGCATCGGCCGGGAGAAAAATCTCCGGGATCATATCCGGGAATTCCGGTCCTTCCTGGACTCCTGGAAGATCCCGTACCTCTATGCCGCCCCGGATGAACCCACCAAAGAGCGGGAGATCCAGGCATTTGAAAAGTTCTGCTCCCGGCTCGATCTGCTCGGCCGGGCAACATGGATACCGGCGGACAAACCTGTAACTGCACAGGAATTCTTAAGGTTCGTCTCTGCCATTGCCGAAGAGCGGGACGAGAGCGGCCTTCAGGATGAAGGTGGCGTTTTTGTGATCGGGCATAAAGAATGCCAGCATCTCCGGTTCCCGGTGGTCTTTCTCGGCGGGCTGGTTGAAGGCACGTTCCCCCGGCTCGTAACCCGGCTGCCCTTCACCAACTCCCTGGAGAATGCCCGGATGGGGACCCGGACGCTTGCCGGGATTCTCCGGGAAGAACAATATTATTTCATTGCGGCGCTCCTGTCCGGTGAGAAGACCGCGTACCTCAGCGCTCCCCTTGCCGATGGTGAAAAACCGCTCCTCACCTCCGCATTCTTCGAACGGGTCCGGATGCGATGCGGCAACCGGCCCTGGCCTGAAGTATCCGGCAGGGAACCTGCGGTCTCCCGGCGCACAGCGGCAGTCCGGGCCGGTTCCAGTCTGTGCGGGGAAGATCCCTGTCTGGCCCGCGACACCCTACCGGACGTGCAGGAGATCAGCGAACTCGCAGAGCGGATCAACATGGAACGCTTTTATCGCCGGGGTGCCTGCGACTCGCCGTACGATGGCATCCTTTCCGGGGATGACGCGATCCGGGCAGCGCTTGCCGGGAGATACGGGCCGGATCATGTCTATTCCCCGACAAGCCTCGAGGTCTATGCCGGCTGCCCGTTTGCCTATTTCCTCAGCCGGGTGACAGGTCTCAGGGAGCTGCCGGAAGTTGAGCCGAATCTCTCGGCCGGCGATCGCGGGACTGCCATCCACGAAGTCCTGAGTACTTTTTACCGTGAGTGGCAATCCGCCGGCCACCACAAAGTGACCCCGGCGCTGCTGAAGGAGGCAACCGATCTTATCCTCAGGCTTGCCGAGATCGAACTCTCGCACTATTCCTTCTCAAGCCCGCTCTGGGATGCGACCCGGGTCCTGATGCTTGGCGATGAGCAGACCGGCCCCGGGTATTTCGAGCGGTTCCTTGCCTGCGAGGCCGGTGAAGCGGACTCCCTGCTCGTTCCCTCCCGGTTTGAATTCTCGTTCGGCATGGGAGCAGACAAGCCGGATGATCCGGCATCGGTTCCGGATCCGGTTGAACTTGCCTCCCCGGACGGGGACCGGAAGATCTTCATTCACGGCCGGATCGACCGGGTGGACCAGACCCCGGACGGGCTCTTTGTGATCTATGATTACAAGTCCGGCTCCACCCATCCCAAGGCAAAGGATATCCTGGAAGGAACGGCACTCCAGCTGCCCCTGTACCTGCTCGCGTTCGAGAAGATCTCCGGCGGCCACGGGATTGCCGGGGGATATTATACGATCCGGCGCGAGGTGGAGCGGAGCATGGTTCTTGCGGATACTTCTGCCAGGGACCTGATGGTGGCAAAACCCCGGGCGTCAAAGGATTTTGCCGGCATGATCCGGCACTCGCGGGACTGTGCCTTTGATTATGTTGACGGCATCCGCACCGGCCGGTTCCCGCTTCCCGCTCTTGAGGAATGCAAAAACCCGTACTGCGAGTTCAAACGGGTCTGCCGGTTCGATCCCTACCGGGTCTTCGAGACCGGGGAGGAGATCTGATGGCCGCAACACAGCGCCAGGAGACCGCTATCACCACGCATGACAAGAGCCTGGTTGTCACGGCGGGGGCCGGCACCGGCAAGACCTTTGTCCTGGTCCAGAAATACCTCGACCTCCTCCGGACCCGGGGCGTGACGGTTCCCCAGATCCTTGCCCTTACGTTTACCGACAAGGCGGCAGCCGAGATGAAGGAGCGGATCCGGGCCGGGATCCTCAAAGAGGCCGGGCCGCAGTGGGAGAAGGCAGCCGAAGATTTCATGATAGCGCCGGTCCAGACCTTCCATTCGTTCTGCGCCCAGGTGCTCCGGGAGTTCCCGATCGAGGCCGGTCTGGAGCCCGGCTTTGTGGTGCTGGACGAGCAGCAGGTCTCCCGCATTCATACTCAAGCGTTCGAGGACCTGATCCACACACGGCAGGAAGGCCCGGCGGGCGAAGCCCTGGTCCGGGTGCTCTCGGTTACCGAGCAGTCCGGCCTGAAGACGCTCCTCACTATCCTGTACGGGAAGCGGGAGCGCTACAGCCGGTTCTTCTCTTTCCTGTCGGAAGACGAGAGCCGGGTGCTCGCGACCTGGAAGCGGGAAGCGGAATTATTCCGTGACAGCGAGATTGCTGCACTGAGGAAGGATCCCTCGTTCTCGTCCTGCGTCCGTACGCTGCTCGGGCTCTCATCGGCATATGCCGGCGTGGATGACAGGGCTGCAGTTTTCTTAACTGAGATAAGCCCGCTCCTTTCACAGCTCAGTTCCTCAAAAGACCCGGAGGAATTCTGTTCAGCCGCACGCGAACTTGCCACGCGAAAACCCGGCAATGTCGGGAGCAAGAAGAACTGGAAGGAGAACGATCTCGAAACCTTCAGGAATGCCCGGAAGGATTTGAACGAGATCCTTGACCGGAAACACCCGCTCTTCCGGATGTCCGTTGATCCCGCCGATCCGGTCATCACCGGATCGATCCGGTTCCTCCGGGACCTGTCCTTCGTCTTCTCGCGATACCTCGAACTGGTGAATGCCGGGAAGGCGTCCCAGGGCGGCCTCGATTTCTCGGACCTGATCCTGATTGCCCGGAACCTGTTCCTGGAAGAGAGCGAGCTCGTCAGAACGCACTTCATGCCCCGGTTCCGGTACATCCTGGTCGACGAGTTCCAGGATACGGACTTGACGCAGTTCGATATTATTCTCTCGATCATCGGCACGCCGTCGCCCGCAACCGACTGCCTCTTCATTGTCGGCGACCCCAAGCAGTCGATCTATCTCTTCCGGGATGCGGACGTGACCCGGTTCAAGGAGGCGCAGGAGATCATCACCGCTGCCTGCAGGGGATCGGTGGTGGATCTCGACACCAGCTTCCGGAGCACAAAGGAAGTGATAGGCCTTGCCAATCACCTCTTCTCGCGGCTGCTGGCCTCGGCAGAGAAATCCTGGGAGTTCGGGTACGAGCCGGTGAAAATATCCGAGGGCCGGGCCGGGCAGAACGGTTCAGCCGAACTGCTCCTGCCCAAAAAAGGGAGCAATGCAGGGGATACGAAACGGAACGAGGCCGACCTGGTGGCCCGGCGGATCCACTCCGCGGTCAATGCAGCTCCGCTTGCCGTGTACGAAGAGCTGCCGGATCATTCGTTTGCAACGCGGCCGGCCCGGTACGGCGACATCGCGATCCTGCTCGAACAGCGGACCAATCTCTCGTATTATGTATCTGCCCTGGGCGAGTACGGCATCCCCTTCTATGTCCATGGCGGGACCGGGTTCTATCACCGGCAGGAAGTGTACGATCTCGCGGGCATCCTTGCGTTCCTTGAACACCGGCACGACAATGTGAGCCTGGCCGGTGTCCTGCGGTCCCCGTACTTCGGCCTTCCGGATACGGAGCTCTTCCGGATTTCCCAGGAACGCGGCCCAACGCTCTTCGAAAAACTTGAGAAGTACGCGGACCGGACCGGATCCGTTGCGGCAGCCCGGGCCTGCCGGCTTCTTTCTGGCTGGCAGACGTACGCCGGCCGGTCCGGCCTGGTCTCCCTGCTCCGCCGGATCCTCTCGGAGTCCGGGGTCTATTCGGTCTATGCCGCTCTCCCGGCCGGGGAGCAGATCCTGGCCAACATCGATAAGCTCGTGGGCATGGCCCGGAGCCGGGAGGAGAACGGAAATTACACCCTTTCCGATTTTGTGGCCGATCTCCGGATGGCAATGGAGGAGGACGAGCGGGAAGGCGAGGCGCAGCTCGATGCCCTGTCCGAGAACGCCGTCAACATCATGACCGTGCATGCGGCAAAGGGTCTCGAGTTCCCCATCGTTTTTGTGCCGGACATGGGCATGTCGTTCCCGAACCGCCCGGCCCCGATCCTGATCGGCGACAACCCGCTGATGGTTGGTGTGAGGGTCCCGAATCCCGATGACAATTTTGCCATGACCGAGAGCGCTGTCCTCCTGACATTGCGGGAGCAGCAGCGGCAGAAGGAGCGGGCCGAGCGGAAACGGTTGTTGTACGTGGCCCTGACCCGGGCCCGGGACCATCTCATCATGAGCGGGACGATGCCCGAATCCCCCGGGTTCTCGTACGAGCTGGCCCGGTCCCGGATCGAGTGGATCTTCACGGCCCTGGGCGTGACCGGGGATGCGATTGCTTCCGGCGGGCTGGTTTTGCCGGACGGGTTGCGGCTCTCGATCGTTTCGGACCCCCAGACGATCCCTGCCGAGACCGGGCGGGTCGAGCCCGAGCTGATTGTTGTGCCGGAGGAATGTGCGGGGATGAGCGGGACATGGACCCCGCAACACTATGATCCCGGTCCAAAGCGGGTGAAACTGGAATCAGTCTCTGATCTTGAGAGGGAAGAGGAAAAATCCCTTGGGCATAGCGAAAACGCAGTATCACAATACCTGTCGGGCGTTCCCGGTGCTACCAAAGGAACGATTATTCACGAGGTTCTCCGGAGCCGGGATGCGGTAACCGTGCTGAA
This region includes:
- a CDS encoding UvrD-helicase domain-containing protein, whose protein sequence is MAATQRQETAITTHDKSLVVTAGAGTGKTFVLVQKYLDLLRTRGVTVPQILALTFTDKAAAEMKERIRAGILKEAGPQWEKAAEDFMIAPVQTFHSFCAQVLREFPIEAGLEPGFVVLDEQQVSRIHTQAFEDLIHTRQEGPAGEALVRVLSVTEQSGLKTLLTILYGKRERYSRFFSFLSEDESRVLATWKREAELFRDSEIAALRKDPSFSSCVRTLLGLSSAYAGVDDRAAVFLTEISPLLSQLSSSKDPEEFCSAARELATRKPGNVGSKKNWKENDLETFRNARKDLNEILDRKHPLFRMSVDPADPVITGSIRFLRDLSFVFSRYLELVNAGKASQGGLDFSDLILIARNLFLEESELVRTHFMPRFRYILVDEFQDTDLTQFDIILSIIGTPSPATDCLFIVGDPKQSIYLFRDADVTRFKEAQEIITAACRGSVVDLDTSFRSTKEVIGLANHLFSRLLASAEKSWEFGYEPVKISEGRAGQNGSAELLLPKKGSNAGDTKRNEADLVARRIHSAVNAAPLAVYEELPDHSFATRPARYGDIAILLEQRTNLSYYVSALGEYGIPFYVHGGTGFYHRQEVYDLAGILAFLEHRHDNVSLAGVLRSPYFGLPDTELFRISQERGPTLFEKLEKYADRTGSVAAARACRLLSGWQTYAGRSGLVSLLRRILSESGVYSVYAALPAGEQILANIDKLVGMARSREENGNYTLSDFVADLRMAMEEDEREGEAQLDALSENAVNIMTVHAAKGLEFPIVFVPDMGMSFPNRPAPILIGDNPLMVGVRVPNPDDNFAMTESAVLLTLREQQRQKERAERKRLLYVALTRARDHLIMSGTMPESPGFSYELARSRIEWIFTALGVTGDAIASGGLVLPDGLRLSIVSDPQTIPAETGRVEPELIVVPEECAGMSGTWTPQHYDPGPKRVKLESVSDLEREEEKSLGHSENAVSQYLSGVPGATKGTIIHEVLRSRDAVTVLKEYGEYSEEHLQQLGEISSAFFSSDLIKRVKWSYCEVPFVIVHQGRPIKGKIDRLCEMEDGAWVVIDYKSFPVTPDQYAAVAREYAFSLEVYMEAARQLTRRDVSGGLYFTETGEFFLCHDF
- a CDS encoding PD-(D/E)XK nuclease family protein, whose product is MPVQSSPEPDRVVQYHYGLPGEELDMFIDRFAACAAEDPFTSWLILPTKRLVIHVTGHLTAKNIPYLASRICTLDEFCTLLFDEHRTTGQRLSPGESKLLLVRVLEELRDDPDQDVSLFIARDHPSIGTIDDLRTFMSAIIRGKVAFPECLMQLQSTKSEQLDTIITAYRNRLSKLDLVDDATILEWTIDHLNRSDSSIPGTIFIYGFHEPLPLEQDLFDAVRGKAGTVAFFVPDGRDRNIFRTRAAAGEVPGVPPAFDLSSPRAMITGLFSETGIFGDGDRFPARTFPSRYEEVCGIALEIARLNAAGTPLSDIAVIFPDLHGGDYGIIEEVFREFGLPWNSAVSPRLSRAPVIQFLIGIAGLAAGGYAREKVVRIIGSPYFQNLPGKPGLDAAEVDLVSRYAQIDGPHPSWDRQLDRLCQELSDPEKTGKYPGISARTVERVREGFRLLFNDLDRIGREKNLRDHIREFRSFLDSWKIPYLYAAPDEPTKEREIQAFEKFCSRLDLLGRATWIPADKPVTAQEFLRFVSAIAEERDESGLQDEGGVFVIGHKECQHLRFPVVFLGGLVEGTFPRLVTRLPFTNSLENARMGTRTLAGILREEQYYFIAALLSGEKTAYLSAPLADGEKPLLTSAFFERVRMRCGNRPWPEVSGREPAVSRRTAAVRAGSSLCGEDPCLARDTLPDVQEISELAERINMERFYRRGACDSPYDGILSGDDAIRAALAGRYGPDHVYSPTSLEVYAGCPFAYFLSRVTGLRELPEVEPNLSAGDRGTAIHEVLSTFYREWQSAGHHKVTPALLKEATDLILRLAEIELSHYSFSSPLWDATRVLMLGDEQTGPGYFERFLACEAGEADSLLVPSRFEFSFGMGADKPDDPASVPDPVELASPDGDRKIFIHGRIDRVDQTPDGLFVIYDYKSGSTHPKAKDILEGTALQLPLYLLAFEKISGGHGIAGGYYTIRREVERSMVLADTSARDLMVAKPRASKDFAGMIRHSRDCAFDYVDGIRTGRFPLPALEECKNPYCEFKRVCRFDPYRVFETGEEI